In the genome of Clostridia bacterium, the window GCGGAACAGGCAGCCGTCGCTCCCTATTTCATGGGTTAGGAGATGTGGGTTGTCAACCATCTAGATTCTACGCTATCTGCCTCTTCTAATTTTCTCAGCTTAAAATACCCATAATCAGCTAATGGTTTAATATCTTCAATAAGTATTTTTCTTGCCTCATCCAAAACCCATTTCAACTTCGGATCATCTTCATTAGATATATTATTTCTATCCGCAGTGTTTTTGGTAAAATACGTATTAAATTCAATGAGATTTACCCCTAATACTCTGGTTGTATCTGCTGTATCAATCACATGATTGTATGGATTAAAGTACGAATGCTTTAATCACCTTCTACAACCATTCTTGTTAACATAATATTCAAAAAAGCATGTACTTGTGAATCCTATTAACTAAGACTTAATGAAATTTTGTCTTTAGAAACAGACTCTATAAAACATCATGCTGCTTGCGGCTAAAAATTAGAATCATTAACCATATAGATTTAAAATAGAAAAGCAGGAATATCTCCTGCTTTTCTAACTACCATATCCTATGTTTTCACCTCTTGATTTCTGTCTTCTTCGGCCAAATCAGTGCGTGACATTTCTTGTATATATGCCATATCACACTTGCCAATGCAATGTATGAAATGTACTCATGCATGATTAGTGCGAATCCAGCATACACCATATTGAACTCTTCACAGATCCATATGATGGCGCCAGTAATAATTAGTATGTGAGTTGTTATAAAGGTAAACAGCTGATAACCGCTTCTTCCGAATATGAACCATGCAAGGGGATTTGTGTCTTTCTTTATATTTCTGTATACTTCATAAGCATTAGATATAAAAGTCAGGATTACGAAAATTGCTGCTGCAATGCGATGAATATAATCTGCGGTTGCATAATCGAAGTTCAGAAGCCATCCATATTTTGCTCCCACCATACTGAACCCGCTAAGTGCAAGTAGTGACCATACAATTGCCCAAAGCCAGTGCATAACAAAATCAAAGCGGATGTTCATTATGCTTCAGCTCCTTTTTCAGTACCACAGTTCGGGCAACATTTCCACTCAGTGTTTAGTTCTTTACAACAGAATCTGCATTCTTCCTTAAGTTTCTCACCACAAAAAGGACAGAACTTGAATTCACCTGTTGTTTCTGTATTGCATTTTTTGCATCTTATCATGTACTTAGCTTCTACCTTGAAGGTAGATACTGCATTAATTGATTCTTTTGAATAATTCTGCTTGATGTACATAACTGAACCAATAACGGTACCTAGTATGAATATGAAGAGTAAAAACTTGAGTAGTAATGTAATCAGTTCTGATAATCCTATACCATATCCTGCACTTACCTCCATCCCATAAGTGTTACCAAATCCAAGCATGCCTCCAATGAGTATATATATAAGTCCTGCTACAAGGATTAATGCAAATACAACTGTAGTCCATTTGAGAAAAGTGTCTTTCTTTATCGAGTCAAGTAGCTTTAGTATCGGATCGGTTTTTATTGTTTCCCACATGATCTCTCCCCCATTTCTATGCTGCATCTTACCCTTTTGTCGACAATTCTTGCCAGTTATTGGTCCGAATCTTCTTTGGTGCTTTCATACTATCTCATCATATGGTGGACTGCTACTCCTGCTACACCCAATACCACTACTACAGCTATTACAGCAAGAATAATTATTGTTTTTTTACTCATTATGTATCACCCTTTCTCAAATACCTTAATAACTTTCTTTATAGAACAATCCTAATAAAACAGTGTGAAGATTTTATGAAGATTCGGCATTTCGGCAGAAAAACTATTGTATGAATAATCCACTGGGCAAAAGATAACATTATATTTGAAATCGTAGAC includes:
- a CDS encoding cytochrome b/b6 domain-containing protein, yielding MNIRFDFVMHWLWAIVWSLLALSGFSMVGAKYGWLLNFDYATADYIHRIAAAIFVILTFISNAYEVYRNIKKDTNPLAWFIFGRSGYQLFTFITTHILIITGAIIWICEEFNMVYAGFALIMHEYISYIALASVIWHIYKKCHALIWPKKTEIKR